A section of the Rhodobacteraceae bacterium M382 genome encodes:
- a CDS encoding TRAP transporter substrate-binding protein, whose protein sequence is MNKIAKLLASTVIAVGATVGSLAAETKVTVSTWLPPTHPINTQMLQGLIDMMGEATGGEITGELKHGLAPPPAQMDLVMDGAADMTIIFHGYQPGRFVGTKLIEIPGYEGNAEAASVAYWRVHEAHLAQLNEHRGVKLVALNTHGPGQIHSNKTVESLADLQGLKTRLGGGVSADVGAELGLIGIQVPAPKVYETLSSGAADAVAMNIGERTGFKLNEVAKNVYEMPGGFYRGSFAVLMSQEKFDSLPADVQKALDDNVFGEPASRMMGAVWDSHDAKARAATEATPDNRIVTASAEDQAAFAEMAARIQAKILAELAEAGVDAEAARAMVIQDMAAN, encoded by the coding sequence ATGAACAAAATTGCCAAGCTTCTGGCCAGCACGGTGATTGCCGTGGGCGCAACCGTGGGCAGCCTTGCGGCCGAAACCAAGGTGACGGTTTCGACCTGGTTGCCACCAACCCATCCCATCAATACGCAAATGTTGCAGGGGCTCATCGACATGATGGGCGAAGCAACAGGTGGAGAGATCACTGGCGAGTTGAAACACGGTCTGGCCCCTCCACCGGCGCAGATGGATCTGGTGATGGACGGCGCGGCCGATATGACCATCATTTTTCACGGCTATCAGCCGGGCCGCTTTGTCGGCACCAAGCTGATCGAAATTCCGGGGTATGAAGGCAACGCCGAAGCAGCATCAGTCGCCTATTGGCGTGTGCACGAGGCGCATTTGGCGCAGTTGAACGAACACCGTGGGGTCAAGTTGGTTGCGTTGAACACCCATGGACCCGGTCAGATACATTCGAACAAAACCGTCGAATCCCTGGCCGACCTGCAAGGGTTGAAAACCCGTTTGGGCGGCGGTGTTTCAGCAGATGTCGGAGCCGAGTTGGGCCTGATCGGCATTCAGGTGCCTGCCCCAAAGGTGTACGAGACCCTGTCTTCGGGTGCCGCGGATGCTGTTGCCATGAACATCGGGGAGCGTACCGGTTTCAAGCTCAACGAAGTAGCCAAGAACGTCTATGAAATGCCCGGTGGCTTTTATCGTGGATCATTCGCCGTGCTGATGAGCCAGGAAAAATTTGATTCGCTTCCCGCCGACGTTCAAAAGGCGCTGGACGACAACGTATTTGGCGAGCCGGCCAGCCGCATGATGGGCGCAGTCTGGGACAGCCATGACGCCAAGGCGCGCGCTGCGACCGAAGCCACGCCAGACAACAGGATCGTAACAGCCTCGGCCGAGGATCAGGCGGCATTTGCGGAAATGGCGGCCCGGATTCAGGCTAAAATTCTCGCCGAGCTCGCCGAGGCCGGTGTTGACGCCGAAGCCGCCCGCGCAATGGTCATCCAGGACATGGCTGCCAATTGA
- a CDS encoding TRAP transporter small permease, protein MPRILNLVFRLPVALASLALFLLMAMTFADVILRSAFNAPIEAATELTRLLMALIVFSALPMISFQGHHIAVDLLDGLFARFRLERARDVAISLMCGGMLLWPANRMIDLAERARSYGDQTEYLNIPTYYIGWFIAISAFVTAAALILRGGALALGRDPEQMVRHD, encoded by the coding sequence ATGCCCCGAATTTTGAACCTGGTGTTTCGTTTGCCCGTGGCGCTGGCGTCGCTGGCATTATTCCTGCTTATGGCGATGACGTTTGCGGACGTGATCCTGCGGTCTGCGTTCAATGCACCGATCGAGGCCGCGACCGAGCTGACCCGCCTGTTAATGGCGTTGATCGTTTTCTCGGCACTGCCGATGATTTCATTTCAGGGCCATCATATTGCTGTTGACCTGCTGGATGGGCTGTTTGCCCGGTTCCGGTTGGAGCGGGCCCGCGATGTTGCGATCAGCCTGATGTGTGGGGGGATGCTTTTATGGCCGGCGAACCGGATGATTGATCTGGCCGAACGGGCGCGCAGCTATGGCGATCAAACTGAATACCTCAATATTCCAACCTATTACATCGGCTGGTTCATAGCGATTTCCGCCTTTGTGACCGCGGCGGCGCTGATTTTGCGTGGCGGTGCGCTGGCCTTGGGACGGGATCCAGAACAAATGGTGCGACATGACTGA
- a CDS encoding TRAP transporter large permease — protein sequence MTESLIGFAAVLVLVLLRMPIAFAMGLVGMVGYMIETSYRGAISMVGRLIIDTSQDYGLSVVPLFVLMGLLVNKSGISRELYQVSNAFLGHLRGGLAMATVVACGGFAAICGSSLATAATMSKVAMPEMRKYGYADSLSTASIAAGGTLGILIPPSVILVIYGLLTETSIGKLFIAGIVPGIMGILFYLLAVRFTVARNPDAGPAGPRTDWAGRIAALKGVWAVLLLFGLVIGGLYGALDFWPLHLAFSPTEAAGMGAAGAFLIALARGSLSFAALREVLSETATTTASLFSVLIGAWVFSNFVNIAGLPEALQGGVTSMGLSPWMVMAMIVLIYVVLGCVFESLSMLLLTVPIFFPLVTGLGFDPVWFGIIVVVVTEISLITPPVGLNVFILKGVVGDVSTGTIFRGVTPFWVVDILRLLLLLAIPGLVLFLPSFL from the coding sequence ATGACTGAATCTCTGATCGGGTTTGCTGCCGTTCTGGTGCTGGTCCTGCTGCGCATGCCGATTGCATTCGCCATGGGGCTGGTCGGCATGGTGGGCTATATGATCGAAACCTCCTATCGCGGGGCGATTTCGATGGTGGGACGGCTGATCATCGACACCAGTCAGGACTATGGCCTGTCGGTGGTGCCGTTGTTCGTGCTGATGGGGCTACTGGTGAACAAAAGCGGTATCAGCCGCGAGCTTTATCAGGTGTCGAACGCCTTTCTGGGACACCTGCGCGGCGGGCTGGCGATGGCCACGGTGGTGGCCTGTGGAGGGTTTGCAGCGATCTGCGGGTCTTCGTTGGCGACGGCGGCGACCATGTCCAAGGTCGCGATGCCCGAGATGCGCAAATACGGCTATGCGGACAGCCTGTCGACCGCGTCGATTGCAGCGGGGGGCACGCTGGGCATTCTGATCCCGCCGTCGGTCATTCTGGTGATCTATGGCCTGCTGACAGAAACTTCGATCGGCAAGCTGTTCATCGCGGGTATTGTTCCGGGGATCATGGGGATCCTGTTCTATCTGCTGGCGGTGCGGTTCACCGTGGCGCGCAATCCTGACGCCGGGCCGGCAGGACCGCGCACCGATTGGGCCGGTCGCATCGCAGCGCTAAAGGGTGTCTGGGCGGTGCTGCTGCTGTTCGGCCTGGTGATCGGTGGGCTGTACGGGGCGCTGGATTTCTGGCCGCTGCACCTGGCATTTTCCCCGACCGAGGCCGCCGGGATGGGCGCGGCGGGTGCCTTTCTGATTGCGCTGGCGCGAGGAAGCCTGAGTTTTGCGGCCCTGCGCGAGGTGCTGTCGGAAACCGCAACGACCACCGCCTCGCTGTTTTCGGTGCTGATCGGGGCCTGGGTGTTTTCGAATTTCGTCAATATCGCGGGCCTGCCCGAGGCATTGCAAGGCGGGGTGACGTCGATGGGGCTCAGCCCTTGGATGGTCATGGCGATGATTGTCCTGATCTATGTGGTGCTTGGCTGTGTGTTTGAAAGCCTTTCGATGCTGTTGCTCACCGTGCCAATTTTCTTTCCGCTGGTGACTGGATTGGGATTTGACCCCGTCTGGTTCGGGATCATTGTTGTGGTCGTGACCGAGATCAGCCTGATCACGCCGCCTGTGGGGTTGAACGTGTTCATTCTCAAAGGTGTCGTCGGAGATGTCTCGACCGGAACCATCTTTCGGGGTGTGACGCCGTTCTGGGTTGTGGATATTCTTCGCCTGCTGCTGCTGTTGGCGATCCCGGGGCTGGTGTTGTTTCTGCCGTCCTTTCTGTAA
- a CDS encoding MarR family winged helix-turn-helix transcriptional regulator, whose amino-acid sequence MSETRDVPGAPDRPERLGQLASYLLNRIIHRYNQTLQGELKQKGVTTITMRTVVSLKIYGELTVNELCVHAIAEQPTMSRTLDKMEGEGLIAREISDKDQRVRVIRLTDVGHEFYDRIWPVMTDANEALLKEVSPEDRAHLMRILMQILGNIRQNPF is encoded by the coding sequence ATGTCCGAAACACGCGATGTTCCAGGCGCGCCCGACCGGCCCGAACGTCTCGGGCAATTGGCCTCCTATCTGCTGAACCGCATCATCCATCGCTATAATCAAACGCTTCAGGGCGAGTTGAAACAAAAAGGTGTCACCACGATCACCATGCGCACCGTGGTGTCGCTTAAAATCTATGGTGAACTCACGGTGAACGAACTCTGTGTGCACGCCATTGCGGAACAACCCACCATGAGCCGCACCCTGGACAAAATGGAGGGCGAAGGCCTGATCGCGCGCGAGATCAGTGACAAGGACCAGCGTGTCCGCGTGATTCGCCTGACAGATGTCGGCCACGAATTCTATGACCGCATCTGGCCGGTGATGACCGATGCCAACGAGGCCTTGCTCAAGGAGGTCAGCCCCGAAGACCGTGCCCATCTCATGCGGATCTTGATGCAAATCCTTGGGAATATTCGTCAAAACCCGTTCTGA
- a CDS encoding PDR/VanB family oxidoreductase has protein sequence MVTLKLTLLDRTPLTDSISLFRFAPADGVELPGYAAGAHVDFDMGAPGLRSYSLIDFVAPSGAPDTYTVAVQREDKGQGGSVAMHALTLGAQVSVSLPKNDFALHDGDAPAVLLAGGIGVTPIISFAAELTRRGTEFSLHYATRSAAVSAFGDVLRDRFGAQLQQWHDDCTPIDLGQVIGSAPQGAHVYCCGPKGMIDAVRAQCETLGIPGDHVHFELFATPQAQSGDQPFEVEISSTGQVFDIPADKTIVDVLEEAGVDVMFDCQRGDCGICQTDVLEGEPDHRDVVLSDAERAAGNVMQICVSRAKSARLVLDL, from the coding sequence ATCGTGACACTGAAACTGACTTTGCTCGACAGGACACCTCTGACGGACTCTATTTCCCTGTTTCGCTTTGCGCCGGCGGATGGCGTAGAGCTGCCAGGCTACGCCGCAGGCGCACATGTGGATTTCGATATGGGCGCACCCGGATTGCGATCCTATTCATTGATCGATTTCGTTGCGCCATCCGGGGCCCCAGACACCTACACTGTGGCCGTTCAGCGCGAAGACAAGGGGCAGGGCGGATCTGTGGCGATGCATGCGCTTACCCTTGGGGCGCAGGTGTCTGTCAGTTTGCCCAAGAACGATTTCGCACTTCACGACGGGGATGCTCCGGCGGTGCTATTGGCGGGGGGGATCGGGGTCACGCCCATCATTTCCTTTGCGGCCGAACTGACCCGGCGTGGGACCGAATTCTCGCTGCACTATGCGACCCGAAGTGCAGCGGTCTCGGCCTTTGGGGACGTCCTGCGGGATCGGTTTGGCGCGCAATTGCAACAGTGGCATGATGATTGCACGCCGATTGACCTGGGGCAGGTGATTGGGTCGGCTCCACAGGGGGCGCATGTCTATTGTTGCGGCCCCAAGGGCATGATCGACGCGGTGCGTGCACAATGTGAAACCTTGGGAATTCCCGGCGACCATGTGCATTTTGAATTGTTCGCCACACCGCAGGCACAATCCGGGGATCAGCCGTTCGAGGTTGAGATTTCCAGCACGGGCCAGGTCTTTGACATCCCAGCTGACAAAACCATTGTTGATGTGCTCGAAGAGGCGGGCGTTGACGTGATGTTCGACTGTCAGCGTGGCGATTGCGGGATTTGTCAGACCGACGTCCTGGAAGGGGAGCCGGATCATCGCGACGTGGTTCTGTCCGATGCGGAACGGGCCGCTGGAAATGTCATGCAGATCTGCGTCAGCCGGGCCAAATCGGCGCGCTTGGTTCTGGATCTCTAG
- a CDS encoding aromatic ring-hydroxylating dioxygenase subunit alpha, which produces MGKYSDNPAAVAALVQPHQVHKDTYIDAEIYQLEMRHLFSNTWVFVGHDSQTPTKGDYFTTQVGDQPVIMVRHSDNEIHVLYNRCPHKGTKIAIDRSGNTGKFFRCPYHAWSFKTNGCLLAIPLKKGYAQTEFNDSESAKGMQPVGAVHNHRGFVFARLAVEGISFEAFFGDSLSSLDNMVDRSPEGRLEVAGPPLRYMHQCNWKMLVDNQTDTCHPMVAHESSAGTAVKLFDAANWPEDKPKPVAMEIIAPFMSPYEFFEDMGIRTWPNGHGHTGVHHSIHSDYSAIPGYHDAMNETYGAEKAAEILGENRHNTVYFPNIMIKGPIQQLRNFIPMGPDKTLVESYIYRLVGAPDQLLARTAMYNRMINAPTSIVGHDDLEMYERAQEGLHSQGSDWINIQRLYEGEEDMSVEAVENGTTERQMRNQFDAWSRFMTMSMPNSEAAE; this is translated from the coding sequence ATGGGAAAATACAGCGATAACCCTGCCGCTGTGGCCGCGTTGGTACAGCCACATCAGGTGCACAAGGATACCTATATCGACGCAGAAATTTATCAGTTGGAGATGCGTCACCTGTTTTCAAATACGTGGGTTTTTGTCGGTCACGACAGCCAGACCCCGACCAAGGGGGACTACTTTACCACTCAGGTCGGTGATCAGCCTGTGATCATGGTGCGTCATTCGGACAATGAAATCCATGTTCTCTATAATCGCTGCCCCCACAAGGGCACCAAGATTGCCATTGATCGCAGCGGCAATACGGGCAAGTTCTTTCGCTGCCCCTATCATGCGTGGAGCTTCAAGACCAACGGCTGCCTGTTGGCGATCCCGCTAAAGAAGGGCTATGCCCAGACAGAATTCAACGACAGCGAAAGCGCCAAAGGCATGCAGCCAGTGGGTGCGGTGCACAACCATCGCGGCTTTGTCTTTGCCCGGCTGGCGGTTGAGGGTATTTCGTTCGAGGCGTTCTTTGGCGACAGCCTCAGCTCGCTCGACAATATGGTGGATCGCAGCCCCGAAGGGCGGCTGGAGGTTGCTGGGCCACCGCTGCGCTATATGCATCAATGCAACTGGAAGATGCTGGTCGATAACCAGACCGACACCTGCCACCCGATGGTTGCGCATGAAAGCAGCGCGGGCACTGCGGTGAAGTTGTTCGACGCGGCGAATTGGCCCGAGGACAAACCCAAACCCGTCGCGATGGAGATCATCGCACCCTTCATGAGCCCTTATGAGTTCTTTGAGGATATGGGCATCCGCACCTGGCCCAATGGTCATGGTCACACCGGGGTACATCACTCAATCCATTCCGATTACAGCGCCATCCCTGGTTATCACGACGCGATGAATGAAACCTATGGTGCTGAAAAGGCGGCGGAAATCCTGGGCGAAAACCGGCATAACACAGTCTATTTCCCCAACATCATGATCAAGGGGCCGATCCAGCAACTGCGCAACTTTATCCCGATGGGACCGGACAAGACATTGGTGGAAAGCTATATCTATCGCCTGGTCGGCGCGCCCGATCAGCTGCTCGCGCGCACCGCGATGTACAACCGCATGATCAACGCGCCGACGTCGATTGTGGGGCATGACGATCTGGAAATGTATGAACGTGCCCAGGAGGGGCTGCATTCGCAAGGCTCGGACTGGATCAACATCCAACGGCTTTACGAGGGTGAAGAGGATATGAGCGTCGAGGCAGTAGAAAACGGCACCACCGAACGCCAGATGCGCAATCAATTCGATGCCTGGAGCCGCTTCATGACCATGTCCATGCCCAATTCGGAGGCCGCGGAATGA
- a CDS encoding aromatic-ring-hydroxylating dioxygenase subunit beta, which produces MSITRDDIIDFIYAEARMLDEGRYSEWLDLWLEDGHYWMPLDYKQADPHLVTSLLYEDNFMLRLRVERLNGERTFSQKPKSRCHHVIQRPFVDEFDVEAGHFVTNTSMHYVETRLDEQFLLALTATHELKLVDGRLRIANKRVDLLNSDAAFGNIQLLP; this is translated from the coding sequence ATGAGCATCACGCGCGACGATATCATCGACTTCATCTACGCCGAGGCGCGAATGCTGGACGAGGGGCGGTATTCCGAATGGTTGGACCTGTGGCTGGAGGACGGGCATTACTGGATGCCATTGGATTACAAACAGGCCGACCCGCATCTGGTGACTTCGCTGCTGTATGAGGACAATTTCATGCTGCGGTTGCGGGTTGAACGGCTGAACGGGGAACGCACATTCAGCCAGAAACCCAAAAGCCGCTGTCATCATGTGATCCAGCGTCCATTTGTCGATGAGTTCGACGTCGAGGCCGGGCATTTCGTGACCAACACGTCAATGCATTATGTAGAAACCCGGCTGGACGAACAATTCCTATTGGCGCTGACCGCCACGCACGAACTGAAGTTGGTCGACGGTCGGCTTAGGATCGCAAACAAGCGGGTGGATCTTTTGAATTCCGATGCTGCCTTTGGCAACATTCAGCTTCTGCCATGA
- a CDS encoding AMP-binding protein, giving the protein MMPSEAPNVYRALQNAAGQWPGRPLLNVLPSVAQVYDIDPEQISFSNALARVDHWAERLQSAGYTSGMRVAVLLENRPEFFLLWLALNRLGASIVPINPDLRAAELEYLIAHAEPALIVTIAPRVAELQLAADAAEVSVQAVTPDDRLPRPRRKATVAALTEDDMSREAAVLYTSGTTGNPKGCVLSNSYFLEVARWYTSLGGIVSLSTDGERMITPLPIFHMNAMAYSFMAMLSVGGCLTALDRFHPSTWWQDVADSGATCLHYLGVMPSMLMGAAPALQDRAHRVRFGFGAGVDPKLQAAFEDRFGFPLMEAWAMTETGAGAVISAHELDRLIGQSALGRVPDWLDVRLIDEDGRDVPEGAPGELLVRRKGDQPRLGFFSEYYKNPSATAEAWEGGWFHTGDIVRRGEGGNMFFVDRRKNVIRRSGENIAAVEVESILMRHPQVRAAGVAAVPDPIRGDEVFACLSVDDPAPETAQAITKWALGQMAYYKVPGFIAFVDQLPLTATHKIQRKALKELALQLRDDTATVTLTHLKKRQVVA; this is encoded by the coding sequence ATGATGCCATCTGAAGCACCCAATGTTTACAGGGCGTTGCAGAACGCAGCAGGCCAGTGGCCGGGTCGTCCTTTGCTGAATGTTCTGCCATCCGTGGCGCAGGTCTATGATATTGATCCTGAGCAGATTAGTTTCTCTAATGCCTTGGCACGTGTGGACCATTGGGCGGAGCGCCTGCAATCTGCGGGATACACGTCGGGTATGCGGGTCGCGGTGTTGCTGGAAAACAGGCCGGAATTCTTCTTGCTCTGGCTGGCATTGAACCGGTTAGGTGCGTCGATCGTGCCGATAAACCCGGACTTACGTGCGGCCGAGCTGGAGTACCTGATCGCCCACGCGGAACCGGCGTTGATTGTGACCATTGCGCCGCGTGTGGCCGAGCTTCAGTTGGCGGCGGACGCGGCAGAGGTGTCCGTTCAGGCGGTGACGCCAGATGACCGGTTGCCTCGGCCGCGCCGGAAGGCGACGGTTGCAGCACTGACAGAGGACGACATGTCTCGCGAAGCGGCGGTGCTTTATACCTCGGGCACGACCGGAAACCCAAAAGGCTGTGTGCTGTCCAATTCTTATTTTCTCGAGGTCGCCCGCTGGTACACATCGCTGGGCGGGATCGTATCTCTGTCAACTGACGGGGAACGTATGATTACCCCTCTGCCTATTTTTCACATGAACGCAATGGCTTATTCTTTTATGGCCATGCTGAGTGTGGGGGGATGCCTGACCGCATTGGACCGGTTTCACCCTTCGACCTGGTGGCAGGATGTGGCTGACAGTGGTGCCACCTGTCTGCACTACCTGGGCGTGATGCCGTCGATGTTGATGGGGGCGGCGCCCGCTCTGCAGGATCGGGCGCATAGGGTGCGGTTTGGCTTTGGCGCAGGCGTTGATCCCAAGTTACAGGCCGCGTTCGAGGACCGGTTTGGTTTTCCTTTGATGGAGGCCTGGGCGATGACCGAAACCGGGGCTGGCGCGGTGATTTCTGCGCATGAATTGGATCGGTTGATCGGGCAGTCCGCTTTGGGTCGCGTGCCTGACTGGCTGGACGTCCGATTGATCGACGAAGATGGACGGGATGTGCCTGAGGGCGCGCCGGGAGAGTTGTTGGTGCGGCGCAAAGGCGATCAGCCGCGCCTTGGGTTTTTCAGCGAATACTACAAGAACCCGTCGGCCACTGCCGAGGCCTGGGAGGGAGGATGGTTTCACACCGGGGATATCGTGCGCAGGGGCGAGGGGGGCAACATGTTCTTTGTCGACCGGCGCAAGAATGTGATCCGCAGGTCGGGTGAAAACATCGCTGCGGTCGAAGTGGAATCGATTCTGATGCGCCATCCGCAGGTTCGCGCGGCGGGCGTCGCGGCTGTGCCGGATCCAATCCGGGGGGATGAGGTCTTTGCCTGTCTCTCCGTCGATGACCCCGCGCCTGAAACCGCGCAGGCCATCACCAAATGGGCGCTGGGCCAAATGGCCTATTACAAGGTGCCGGGGTTCATCGCCTTTGTCGATCAGCTGCCACTGACCGCCACCCACAAGATTCAACGCAAGGCGCTGAAGGAGCTGGCTTTGCAATTGCGCGACGATACAGCCACAGTGACACTCACCCATCTCAAGAAAAGGCAGGTCGTCGCATGA
- a CDS encoding thiolase family protein — translation MRPRQSYDGVALVAPFSTPYQRYSIETAHWWIARALRGSLQAAGLKPADLDGFCAASFTLFPDTAVGLTQHLGLCPRWLDHIPMGGASGVVALRRAARAVQAGDADIVACVAGDTNHIDSFRSLLSSFSRFAMDASYPYGYGGPNANFALLTDRYMQEYGATRADFGRIAVAQRANALNNPGAVMKKLLTLDQYLDARPIADPIALFDCVMPCAGGEAFLVMTVEEAERRNLPYARIAGAIERHNAHADDPIQLRGGWTLDIDELYAMANSGPDQMDLVQTYDDYPVISMLQIEDLGFCAKGEGPDFLKDKDMTITGDFPHNTSGGQLSAGQAGAAGGFIGLVEAIRQVTGQAGPTQVKGAKRALVSGFGMINYDRGVCSSAAILEGAA, via the coding sequence ATGAGACCCCGCCAATCCTATGACGGCGTGGCCCTGGTCGCGCCTTTTTCGACGCCGTACCAGCGGTATTCTATTGAAACTGCCCATTGGTGGATCGCGCGTGCGCTGCGCGGATCATTGCAGGCGGCGGGTTTGAAACCTGCCGATCTGGACGGGTTTTGCGCGGCGTCTTTTACGCTGTTTCCCGACACGGCGGTGGGGTTGACCCAGCATCTGGGCCTGTGTCCACGTTGGCTGGATCATATCCCGATGGGCGGGGCCTCGGGCGTGGTGGCTTTGCGCCGGGCGGCGCGCGCGGTGCAGGCAGGGGATGCGGATATCGTGGCCTGCGTGGCGGGGGACACCAACCATATCGACAGTTTCCGCTCGCTGTTATCGTCGTTCAGCCGGTTCGCGATGGATGCCTCCTATCCTTATGGTTATGGTGGGCCGAATGCGAATTTCGCCTTGTTGACCGACCGCTACATGCAGGAATACGGCGCAACGCGGGCCGATTTTGGCCGTATCGCTGTGGCTCAGCGGGCCAATGCGCTGAACAATCCAGGCGCAGTGATGAAAAAACTGCTGACGCTGGATCAATACCTGGACGCGCGCCCCATCGCCGATCCCATTGCGCTGTTTGACTGTGTCATGCCCTGTGCGGGCGGCGAGGCATTTCTGGTCATGACCGTGGAAGAGGCCGAGCGGAGAAACCTGCCATATGCCCGCATTGCCGGTGCCATCGAACGTCACAACGCCCATGCAGACGACCCGATCCAATTGCGCGGCGGTTGGACGCTGGACATTGATGAACTCTATGCCATGGCCAACAGCGGGCCGGATCAGATGGATCTGGTGCAGACTTATGATGATTATCCGGTGATCTCGATGTTGCAGATCGAGGACCTTGGATTTTGCGCCAAGGGCGAAGGGCCGGATTTTCTGAAGGACAAGGATATGACCATCACCGGGGATTTCCCGCATAACACCTCTGGCGGGCAGCTGTCTGCCGGTCAGGCCGGGGCGGCGGGCGGTTTCATCGGGCTGGTCGAAGCGATCCGTCAGGTGACAGGACAGGCCGGGCCGACACAGGTCAAGGGCGCGAAACGGGCATTGGTGTCTGGTTTTGGCATGATCAACTATGATCGGGGTGTCTGTTCCAGCGCCGCCATTCTGGAGGGCGCGGCATGA
- a CDS encoding SDR family NAD(P)-dependent oxidoreductase — protein MTTPLTPPPKKNPQKRTLSPTRPPEMRSRAAMGLSAAAAEGRFMLQHCAECGAVQYPPRDACCQCLGTDLPWRDTAPEGELLAETTIRTSTNLYFRERAPWRTGSVRLDAGPVIICHVHGDVVPRSRVRLWNRLDRSGQGVILAVPEERTPNMEDDPQLRALGSDPKHRRVLITDGRNPNTPALVKALQRAGASMIFVGESESWRPNPNRAALEGVEILPLDVTDTASVVELAGEIGGKTDILINNARFIRPGGVMGRGDTAFARDEMEVNYLGLMRLAQAFGPGMCARTADGVNSAVAWVNILSAHAIMPTPDFGCFSASNAAALNLSQTLRGEFRRSGLRLMTVFVGPTEDDWHQPLPPPKVLPDGIARSVVQGLRDGLEDVWCGDVAKELIERFRAGAKVLEREMTMGGPE, from the coding sequence ATGACAACGCCTCTGACACCTCCGCCAAAGAAGAACCCGCAGAAACGCACGCTCAGCCCGACCCGCCCGCCAGAGATGCGGTCGCGCGCCGCCATGGGGCTGAGCGCAGCAGCGGCCGAGGGGAGGTTCATGTTGCAGCACTGCGCCGAATGTGGCGCGGTGCAATACCCGCCGCGTGATGCCTGTTGCCAGTGTCTCGGCACGGACCTGCCCTGGCGCGACACCGCGCCCGAAGGGGAGCTGCTTGCAGAGACCACCATTCGCACCTCGACCAACCTCTATTTCCGCGAACGCGCGCCATGGCGCACGGGATCGGTGCGGTTGGATGCGGGGCCGGTGATCATTTGCCACGTGCATGGTGATGTGGTGCCCCGGTCGCGGGTGCGGTTGTGGAACCGCCTGGACCGGTCGGGGCAGGGGGTAATTCTGGCGGTGCCAGAAGAAAGGACACCCAATATGGAAGACGACCCGCAACTGCGCGCGCTGGGCAGCGACCCCAAACACCGCCGGGTGTTGATCACCGACGGGCGCAACCCGAATACACCGGCGCTGGTCAAGGCGCTGCAACGGGCCGGGGCCAGCATGATTTTTGTCGGGGAAAGCGAAAGCTGGCGACCCAATCCGAACCGCGCGGCGCTGGAGGGTGTTGAAATCCTGCCGTTGGACGTGACTGATACGGCGTCGGTCGTGGAGCTGGCCGGTGAGATCGGGGGCAAGACCGATATCCTGATCAACAACGCCCGTTTCATTCGCCCAGGAGGCGTGATGGGCCGTGGAGACACCGCCTTTGCCCGTGACGAGATGGAAGTGAATTACCTTGGCCTCATGCGGCTGGCGCAGGCCTTTGGTCCCGGCATGTGTGCCCGAACGGCTGATGGCGTAAATTCGGCGGTGGCATGGGTTAACATTCTGTCGGCTCACGCAATCATGCCGACGCCAGATTTCGGCTGTTTCTCTGCGTCCAATGCGGCAGCGCTGAACCTGTCGCAGACATTGCGGGGCGAATTCCGTCGTTCTGGATTGCGGTTGATGACCGTGTTTGTCGGCCCGACCGAAGATGATTGGCACCAACCACTGCCGCCACCAAAGGTGCTGCCCGATGGCATTGCGCGATCCGTGGTGCAGGGGTTGCGCGACGGGTTGGAGGATGTTTGGTGCGGTGATGTTGCCAAGGAATTGATCGAACGATTCAGAGCGGGTGCAAAGGTTCTGGAACGGGAAATGACCATGGGAGGTCCGGAATGA